One Methanolacinia paynteri genomic region harbors:
- a CDS encoding alpha/beta hydrolase: MNKKYFPISNNGVSIPAVLWGKPGKRLLIEVHGNYSGKEDTVIAMMAQIAVSAGYRALSFDLPMHGERQDDNYECNPQNCVSDLKAVYDYAETISSEISLFACSIGAYFSLLAYHDLDLEQILFLSPVVNMERLIDNMMKKYGISEERLNTEGRIQLPEGQVLDYNYYRYVKDNPVSFEWRSPTSILYGSKDDLSEWEEISKFSSGYQAPVTVLEGGEHFFHTDEQLQAFDSWARETLGGSII; this comes from the coding sequence ATGAATAAAAAATATTTCCCTATATCAAACAATGGCGTCTCAATCCCTGCAGTCCTCTGGGGGAAACCGGGTAAAAGACTATTGATTGAAGTGCACGGGAATTATTCAGGTAAAGAAGATACGGTTATAGCGATGATGGCACAAATCGCCGTATCCGCCGGTTACCGGGCCTTAAGCTTTGATCTTCCGATGCATGGAGAACGACAGGATGACAATTATGAATGCAATCCTCAAAATTGCGTAAGCGATCTTAAGGCGGTCTACGATTATGCAGAAACGATTTCGTCGGAAATCAGTTTATTCGCATGCAGTATCGGTGCCTATTTCAGCCTCCTTGCATATCATGATCTTGATTTGGAGCAAATCCTGTTCCTGTCCCCGGTTGTGAATATGGAACGTCTTATCGACAATATGATGAAAAAATACGGTATAAGCGAAGAGAGATTGAACACCGAAGGCAGGATTCAGCTCCCTGAAGGTCAGGTCCTGGATTATAATTATTACCGCTATGTGAAGGATAATCCGGTTTCATTCGAATGGAGATCGCCTACGTCGATTCTTTATGGTTCAAAGGACGATCTGTCGGAATGGGAAGAGATCTCAAAATTTTCATCAGGATATCAAGCGCCGGTTACGGTCCTCGAAGGCGGAGAGCATTTCTTCCATACCGACGAACAACTTCAGGCATTTGATTCGTGGGCGAGGGAGACTCTGGGCGGATCGATAATTTAG